TAAGTTGGTGAGAATTTCTATTAATCGCTcgtaatttaaaactaaacttaacATTATGTTCTAAGAATTTTCTATCATTTGATTTCGTGGTTCCTTAATATTGTCACACTcagaaagaaaaggaaaaacgaatcttaaaattcaaaataaaaatgcccACAAAATAGAACAAACATAATATTACAAGTTACATATACGGGCATATGTCTAGAACCTTTCACTTTTATGTCCCTGAAATATATCCAagtaattttagtaaattttcccatcgaaaaatattcaaattattataatgatcAGCCTAGAggttagattttttcaacaaaaaatcattgtACAAGTAAATTTATACTGCAgaggaaaaaggataaaaaaactaaaattataactgCATTTCTTGCAATTCATTACCCAATACttcatttcttttcaaattttattttttaatgtttgtccACAAATTTCACTTTATCAATTTTTAAGGCTATTACATTTAAATTGGCATGATGTTTACTTTAATTTGCATTTCAATTGGTGAAGTCTTCAttgttaataaaatgtaatttttgacccattattattttgaaatgctGCATGCCTTTCTGAATTCAATTTCAGGTTTTCAGTGCTTtactttgtaatttttgaaatttgattgtttttcattaaaatatttttaaagttaacgcCAGAGAGAGTTTTCTTGAAGGAgggataaaaagaagaatttcttttaaataaatgatataaatacgTGGTTAACCAGAATCTCAAGTTACTTGACGAGTGATAATATTGCGTGAATCGTATATACATTGCAAACAttatacaataatatataattgtAACATGTTCACATGTAAAAAGCCCACACGTATTTCTCAAAGACCGGTTATTTATTCGACCGATACACGCACACTGTACATTCTACTTCATGCCCCATTTAGCCAATTAAGAATTTTCGTACCAAGAAGAgaatatatcttttaaattataattaggaTTGCTTTATTTTTTGCTCCAGCCTCTACTAGTTATATGATTATCAGAAGTTCTTtgcgaaatacaattttttgaaaacattgataattttttttgccaaTATTCGTTTAAGCTATTTTCCTTTGTTATTAGGACTCTCATTAGTGGAGACAAGGTTGCTGGATTGTCCATCTTTTGGGCAGATGATGGTTTGGACACAGGACCTATTTTGATACAGAAATCTTGTCCAGTAAATCCAAATGATACCCTAGATAGTCTCTACAACAACTTTTTATACCCAGAAGGAATAAAAGCTGTAGCAGAAGCAGTAAATCTCATTTCTGATGGAATTGCGCCAATGATACCACAGACCGAGGATGGAGCCAGTTATGATCCTATGCTAAACAAACCAGAACTCCAAAGGTAATgtttaaattaatgcttatttgaatataataagagcatttttaattcatttatctgaaacaataaattattcCAGGCTAGATTTGTCGAAAAAATCAGCCCAGGAAGTTCACAATTTCATCAGAGGCTTAGACAGTGCAATTGGAGCTTGGACCCTCATCAATGGTGAAGAAGTTCGTCTTTACGGTAGCACAATTTGGGACCAAAAGTTGCCCGTAGGTGACACTATTGATATAGACGGTCACATTGGAATCGTTCACGAAGGCGGTATTGTTATTAAAGTGGCGGAAAATAACTTCGTTAATGTACAAAGGCTAAAAATTGGCAACAAAACGATAAATGCCAGCATGTATGGTAAAATATCCAATGCTAGTGTAAATATTGAATTTACCCAAGAAGAAGCGAGCAATGTAGGAACTGTGAGGAATATTTGGCAGAGCATCCTCAAAATGGAAGTGGATGATGAAACTGATTTCTTTGCCTGTGGAGCAGGAAGTATGGATGTTGTCAGATTagtagaagaagtaaaagattCTCTTGGTGTTTCTCTTCAGAATACGGACGTTTTTATGGCTCCTGTTTTCATTGAATTTGCAAGAGTGATGATTCTGAAAAGTCGTGGAGATTCCGTCCAACTTGGTGTTCGATACGATGCAGTGGAACTTAGAGCCAATAACAAGGATCTCAAATTCCCCCGACAGCTCTTCATCGATGGACAATTTATCAATGGTAAAGGAAAACCTATTGATACAATCAACCCACATGATGAGAGTCTGATTTGCTCTGTTGAGTCGGGTTCCCCTGAAGATGTCGATCATGCTGTGATTGCCGCCAAGCGAGCTTTTGAGGAGGGGGAGTGGAGCAAGATCAGTGCCAGGGAAAGAGGAGTTATTCTCTTCAAACTTGCAGATCTGATGGAGGAGCATAAAGAAGAATTAGCAAGCATCGAGAGTATTGATTCAGGGGCAGTTTACACATTGGCACTCAAAACCCACGTTGGAATGTCAATTGAAACTTGGAGGTACTTTGCGGGTTGGTGTGACAAAATTCAGGGATCAACAATCCCGATTACTCATGCAAGACCGAACAGAAATCTTACAATAACGAAAAAGGAACCGATTGGTGTTTGTGCTTTAATAACACCCTGGAACTATCCTCTGATGATGCTTTCCTGGAAGATGGCAGCTTGTTTGGCAGCTGGAAATACTGTTGTCATGAAACCAGCCCAAACTTCGCCATTGACAGCCTTGAAATTCGCTGAACTTTCAGTCAAAGCTGGTATACCACAGGGAGTCATCAACATTGTTACTGGAAGTGGTTCAGTTACTGGAAATGCCTTGGCTAATCATCCTTTGGTTCGCAAGTTGGGATTTACTGGGTCTACTGAAATTGGACAAGTTATTATGCGGTCTTGTGCAGACAGTAATTTGAAGAAGGTATCTTTGGAGCTAGGAGGAAAGAGTCCGTTGGTGATTTTTGAAGATACGGATTTGCAACAGGCTGTTAGGGTTGCGATGAGCAGTGTTTTCTTCAATAAGGGAGAAAACTGCATTGCTGCAGGTATGTACATTTTTCGAGACCCTTTTTAATTTTAACGGAGAAAAAATGGATTTGTAGTTTTAAATATCGAATATCATTCACAGATTCTCAGTTTGTGGCCTTATGTCTTGTACTTTTTAAAGAATCTTCCATTGAAACTTCTAAGCTTTCTAAGGAGACTAATGATATTTAGcttcaatatttgtttaaaagtaatttattgcCAGTTTTGGATCTATATTTCGAAAATTGGACCTTTATGACGAGCTGtattcgtaaaaaaatccaaacttGAGGTTGTCGTGATTCTCGGGAAA
The sequence above is drawn from the Belonocnema kinseyi isolate 2016_QV_RU_SX_M_011 chromosome 7, B_treatae_v1, whole genome shotgun sequence genome and encodes:
- the LOC117176162 gene encoding mitochondrial 10-formyltetrahydrofolate dehydrogenase isoform X2, which gives rise to MSRLKVAIIGQSNFAVEVYKSLKNDGHFITGVFTIPDKGNREDPLAAKAKEDDVPVFKIKAWRSKGQPLPEILELYKKIDVDLNVLPFCTQFIPMEVINHPKHRSIAYHPSILPKHRGASAISWTLISGDKVAGLSIFWADDGLDTGPILIQKSCPVNPNDTLDSLYNNFLYPEGIKAVAEAVNLISDGIAPMIPQTEDGASYDPMLNKPELQRLDLSKKSAQEVHNFIRGLDSAIGAWTLINGEEVRLYGSTIWDQKLPVGDTIDIDGHIGIVHEGGIVIKVAENNFVNVQRLKIGNKTINASMYGKISNASVNIEFTQEEASNVGTVRNIWQSILKMEVDDETDFFACGAGSMDVVRLVEEVKDSLGVSLQNTDVFMAPVFIEFARVMILKSRGDSVQLGVRYDAVELRANNKDLKFPRQLFIDGQFINGKGKPIDTINPHDESLICSVESGSPEDVDHAVIAAKRAFEEGEWSKISARERGVILFKLADLMEEHKEELASIESIDSGAVYTLALKTHVGMSIETWRYFAGWCDKIQGSTIPITHARPNRNLTITKKEPIGVCALITPWNYPLMMLSWKMAACLAAGNTVVMKPAQTSPLTALKFAELSVKAGIPQGVINIVTGSGSVTGNALANHPLVRKLGFTGSTEIGQVIMRSCADSNLKKVSLELGGKSPLVIFEDTDLQQAVRVAMSSVFFNKGENCIAAGRIFVEETIHDAFLNKVVEETKKLTIGNPLDRGTAHGPQNHKAHLEKLIEFTKKGVEEGARLVYGGKKLDCPGLYFQPTIFTDVKDEMFLAREESFGPIMVISTFSSKDLDRIIARANSTEYGLAAGVITKDISRALRFAEKVEAGTVFVNTYNKTDVAAPFGGFKKSGFGKDLGQEALNEYLKTKTITIEY
- the LOC117176162 gene encoding cytosolic 10-formyltetrahydrofolate dehydrogenase isoform X1, translating into MLAATRLIFFQRSFFTSSAAMSRLKVAIIGQSNFAVEVYKSLKNDGHFITGVFTIPDKGNREDPLAAKAKEDDVPVFKIKAWRSKGQPLPEILELYKKIDVDLNVLPFCTQFIPMEVINHPKHRSIAYHPSILPKHRGASAISWTLISGDKVAGLSIFWADDGLDTGPILIQKSCPVNPNDTLDSLYNNFLYPEGIKAVAEAVNLISDGIAPMIPQTEDGASYDPMLNKPELQRLDLSKKSAQEVHNFIRGLDSAIGAWTLINGEEVRLYGSTIWDQKLPVGDTIDIDGHIGIVHEGGIVIKVAENNFVNVQRLKIGNKTINASMYGKISNASVNIEFTQEEASNVGTVRNIWQSILKMEVDDETDFFACGAGSMDVVRLVEEVKDSLGVSLQNTDVFMAPVFIEFARVMILKSRGDSVQLGVRYDAVELRANNKDLKFPRQLFIDGQFINGKGKPIDTINPHDESLICSVESGSPEDVDHAVIAAKRAFEEGEWSKISARERGVILFKLADLMEEHKEELASIESIDSGAVYTLALKTHVGMSIETWRYFAGWCDKIQGSTIPITHARPNRNLTITKKEPIGVCALITPWNYPLMMLSWKMAACLAAGNTVVMKPAQTSPLTALKFAELSVKAGIPQGVINIVTGSGSVTGNALANHPLVRKLGFTGSTEIGQVIMRSCADSNLKKVSLELGGKSPLVIFEDTDLQQAVRVAMSSVFFNKGENCIAAGRIFVEETIHDAFLNKVVEETKKLTIGNPLDRGTAHGPQNHKAHLEKLIEFTKKGVEEGARLVYGGKKLDCPGLYFQPTIFTDVKDEMFLAREESFGPIMVISTFSSKDLDRIIARANSTEYGLAAGVITKDISRALRFAEKVEAGTVFVNTYNKTDVAAPFGGFKKSGFGKDLGQEALNEYLKTKTITIEY